The Flavobacterium jumunjinense genome includes a region encoding these proteins:
- a CDS encoding tetratricopeptide repeat protein: MKFRIKSSFLLFLLISRFCFAQDMVEGFNYLEKGDFADAEKFFTTILESYPENKTARLCYARAVGLNKQPEKALSLFIDLKKEYPNDLEIKLNYAEAMLWNSKFTDAKKYYTTLVDENPSNFVAHLGYANTLSNLKEFENALVNVNKALVIDPRNKGALVSRKYIKLGYANDKVKTKSYDEAELFYNEILNDFPNDKETLLNKANLYLISKQIEKGKAVYSLLEKDNPNIALNGLSLLSHLNDKDKDALKIASESLEKSNSIKDTIIVKQTKERYVQALIWNRKYTLAESEIKSLLEKYPNQNWVLALSATLNIYKSDFKKSIADYEGILKNDSTSFDGNLGIANAYFASGEIKKAILAAETTLKIFENQNDAVNFLNKIKLEHTPYIEEKLSYSFDNGDNKAIASRAQVVFPLSTKLSLNATYQYRKTENTVTKTNATTNDILGGGVYKFHPKVNFNFEIGVSQAKAVTNYSQMLIHSFFKIKPAKLQDLELGYKREIQNFNSDLIGKEIVTNNYYLNYNLSTNIKFGWFTQYFYTTQTDDNTRHLFFTSLYYNFLAKPVLKGGLNYQFISFKNQVPIDYFSPEKFNAVEVFVDFLKDEAVTVNKNLFYNVNAATGFQFIEDNEKQWTYRVQAKLGYKFSDRLSTNLYGIRSNIASATAAGFTYTEIGIRLKWYLFEKPIFKILSSD, from the coding sequence ATGAAGTTTCGAATTAAAAGCAGTTTTTTATTATTTCTATTGATAAGTAGGTTTTGTTTTGCGCAAGATATGGTTGAAGGGTTTAATTACCTTGAGAAAGGTGATTTTGCAGATGCTGAAAAATTTTTCACTACAATTTTAGAATCTTACCCGGAAAATAAAACGGCCAGATTGTGTTATGCGCGAGCAGTTGGATTAAATAAACAACCTGAGAAAGCATTGTCTTTGTTTATTGATTTGAAAAAAGAGTACCCTAATGATTTAGAAATAAAACTGAATTATGCTGAAGCAATGCTTTGGAATAGTAAGTTTACAGATGCAAAAAAATATTATACAACTTTAGTTGATGAAAATCCTTCAAATTTTGTAGCCCATTTGGGTTATGCGAATACTTTGTCTAATTTAAAGGAATTTGAAAATGCACTCGTTAATGTAAACAAGGCACTGGTAATAGATCCCAGAAATAAAGGTGCGTTAGTCTCAAGAAAATATATAAAATTAGGCTATGCAAACGACAAGGTAAAAACTAAAAGCTATGATGAAGCGGAGCTGTTTTATAATGAAATATTGAATGACTTTCCAAATGACAAAGAAACGTTGCTAAATAAGGCTAATTTGTATTTAATCTCTAAACAAATTGAGAAAGGAAAAGCGGTTTATAGTCTTCTTGAAAAAGATAATCCAAATATTGCTTTAAATGGACTTTCGTTATTGTCGCATTTAAATGATAAAGATAAAGATGCTTTAAAAATTGCGTCAGAATCATTGGAAAAATCAAATTCAATAAAAGACACGATTATAGTTAAGCAAACTAAAGAGCGCTATGTTCAAGCGTTAATTTGGAATAGAAAATACACTCTAGCAGAATCTGAAATTAAATCTTTATTAGAAAAATACCCAAATCAGAATTGGGTTTTAGCTTTATCAGCAACTTTGAATATTTACAAAAGTGATTTTAAGAAAAGTATTGCTGATTATGAAGGTATACTAAAAAATGACAGTACATCTTTTGACGGGAATTTGGGTATTGCGAATGCTTATTTTGCTTCTGGCGAAATTAAAAAAGCAATTCTAGCTGCTGAAACAACGTTAAAAATATTTGAAAATCAAAATGATGCAGTCAACTTCTTAAATAAAATCAAATTAGAACATACACCGTATATTGAAGAGAAGTTAAGCTATTCTTTTGATAACGGAGACAATAAGGCAATTGCTTCAAGGGCACAAGTTGTTTTTCCTTTGTCAACAAAATTAAGTTTGAATGCAACTTATCAATATAGAAAAACAGAAAATACAGTTACAAAAACAAATGCAACAACGAATGATATTTTAGGAGGAGGAGTTTATAAATTCCATCCTAAAGTTAATTTTAATTTCGAAATTGGTGTTTCGCAAGCCAAAGCAGTTACCAACTATTCTCAAATGTTGATTCATTCTTTTTTTAAAATTAAGCCAGCTAAACTTCAGGATTTGGAGTTAGGGTATAAAAGAGAGATTCAGAATTTTAATTCTGATTTGATTGGTAAAGAGATTGTGACTAATAATTATTATCTAAATTATAATTTAAGTACAAATATTAAATTCGGATGGTTTACACAGTATTTTTATACAACACAAACAGATGATAACACGCGTCATTTGTTCTTTACTTCGTTGTATTATAACTTTCTTGCAAAACCTGTATTAAAAGGGGGGCTTAATTACCAATTTATTTCTTTTAAAAACCAAGTACCTATCGACTATTTTAGTCCAGAGAAGTTTAATGCAGTTGAGGTTTTTGTTGATTTTCTAAAAGATGAAGCCGTTACAGTAAACAAAAATTTGTTTTATAATGTTAATGCGGCAACTGGTTTTCAGTTTATAGAAGATAATGAAAAACAATGGACTTATAGAGTGCAAGCAAAACTAGGATATAAATTTTCAGATAGATTGTCTACTAATTTATATGGGATTAGAAGTAATATAGCTTCTGCTACAGCAGCTGGTTTTACATATACTGAGATTGGTATTCGTTTGAAATGGTATTTGTTTGAAAAGCCGATTTTTAAAATTCTCTCCTCTGATTAA
- a CDS encoding STAS domain-containing protein encodes MALQIKYNLGVFEINGSINSQNTKSFRKHFETLIDQSKSITISLYKIKEMDNVAVNAIAYLYKKATESNKIFYIIGKQNQKVNSVFSGENLNYILK; translated from the coding sequence ATGGCACTACAAATTAAATACAACTTAGGCGTTTTTGAAATCAACGGTTCCATAAACTCGCAAAACACAAAGTCTTTCAGAAAACATTTTGAAACACTTATAGACCAATCTAAATCTATAACAATTTCCTTATATAAAATTAAAGAAATGGATAATGTGGCAGTAAATGCAATTGCATATTTATACAAAAAAGCAACGGAGAGTAATAAAATATTTTATATAATAGGCAAACAAAATCAAAAAGTAAATTCAGTTTTCAGCGGAGAAAATTTAAATTATATTTTAAAATAA
- a CDS encoding oligosaccharide flippase family protein — MKLIDRILSFDYKRITQEQFFMLTILIVNAGNYAYNLLLGRILGPEHFADAAILITLLLVLSFVGMTFQIVTAKYAVLFEDDKLHAFIKFITKYALLFGLLFGALIISFNTYLQDLFHTKTATMFLLFGLGIPLYFLMSVNRGIYQGKNQFNQLSKTYTTEMLSRLCLTILAILLLTDIPSSIIVSLGIIISFVFGLFPFQKMLFQRTKLKEIDINKKAIITFFSLTAFYELTQIIINNSDIILVKHFFDDTNAGLYASLALIGRVVYFVAWMFVMLLLPKVIQMKKEGKDTLPILMKYVTYIGILSTGIVCFTALFPEFVVKVMFGNAYVSIAVLLWKYALATSLFAIANIFAYYFLSINQYFPVIVSAILGCTQIFLIIAYHDTLEQVVHMQIIAMMILLFFQLFYFFFQNRKATANNQLK, encoded by the coding sequence ATGAAATTAATTGACAGAATACTTTCGTTTGATTATAAACGCATTACGCAGGAACAGTTCTTTATGTTAACCATATTGATAGTTAATGCAGGTAATTACGCTTACAACTTACTACTTGGAAGAATTCTTGGTCCAGAACATTTTGCTGATGCTGCCATTCTAATTACACTTTTATTAGTTTTATCATTTGTTGGCATGACTTTTCAAATTGTTACAGCAAAATATGCTGTGCTTTTTGAAGATGACAAACTTCACGCTTTTATAAAATTCATTACTAAATACGCATTATTATTCGGTTTATTATTTGGCGCACTAATTATATCATTCAACACCTATTTACAAGACCTTTTTCACACAAAAACAGCAACTATGTTTTTACTATTTGGATTAGGTATTCCTTTGTATTTTTTAATGAGTGTTAATAGAGGGATATATCAAGGGAAAAATCAATTCAATCAACTTTCCAAGACCTATACTACAGAAATGTTAAGTCGTTTATGTTTAACAATTCTTGCTATTTTACTTTTAACTGACATTCCTTCTTCTATTATTGTGTCATTAGGAATAATCATTTCATTTGTATTTGGATTATTTCCTTTTCAAAAGATGCTATTTCAAAGAACTAAATTAAAAGAAATCGACATTAACAAAAAGGCAATTATCACCTTCTTCTCTTTAACTGCTTTTTACGAATTAACTCAAATCATAATAAACAATAGCGACATTATTCTTGTTAAACATTTCTTTGACGATACAAATGCTGGCTTATATGCCTCCCTGGCACTAATTGGTAGAGTTGTATATTTTGTAGCATGGATGTTTGTAATGTTACTACTTCCTAAAGTTATACAAATGAAGAAAGAAGGCAAAGACACATTACCTATTTTAATGAAATATGTTACATACATTGGTATATTATCGACAGGAATTGTTTGCTTCACAGCTCTTTTCCCTGAGTTTGTCGTTAAAGTTATGTTTGGAAATGCTTATGTTTCAATAGCTGTACTTCTTTGGAAATACGCATTAGCAACTTCTCTTTTTGCTATTGCCAATATTTTTGCTTATTATTTCTTATCAATAAATCAATATTTTCCAGTAATTGTCTCTGCCATCTTAGGATGTACACAAATATTTCTTATTATTGCATATCATGATACATTAGAACAAGTTGTTCACATGCAAATTATTGCAATGATGATTCTATTGTTTTTTCAATTGTTTTATTTCTTTTTTCAAAATAGAAAAGCTACTGCTAATAACCAGCTTAAATAA
- a CDS encoding glycosyltransferase codes for MKVAVVTAFPPSKVTLNEYGYHLVKNFVLKDEVEELILISDKTSETKQLDFEKSDKVKVCDSWTFNSYLSCFSIIKTVLKEKPDAILFNLQFMKFGDKKIPAALGLMIPMTLRILGYKNIVLLHNILEQVDLDSAGFTSNKLAQKIYNFIGTTLTRFLLKADKVAVTISKYVTVLEEKYKAKNIVLIPHGTFETPKVINFDLKPGPKQVMAFGKFGTYKKVEILIEAVEIIRRKNKEPIEIVIAGTDSPNTPGYLETIKEKYADVKGLIFTGYVEENDVERIFNESTVVVFPYTSTTGSSGVLHQAGSYGKAVIMPDLGDLSLLVKEEGYAGEFFNPESADSLAKAIATIFNDDDYRRKIAMKNFKAASALSMDKIVDLYISHFKDIGVK; via the coding sequence ATGAAAGTAGCTGTTGTAACTGCATTCCCTCCAAGTAAAGTAACATTAAATGAATACGGATATCATTTAGTTAAAAATTTTGTTTTAAAAGACGAAGTCGAAGAATTAATTTTAATATCCGACAAAACTTCTGAGACTAAACAGTTAGATTTCGAGAAAAGTGATAAAGTAAAAGTTTGTGACAGTTGGACATTTAACAGCTATCTCAGTTGTTTCTCAATCATTAAAACAGTCTTAAAAGAAAAACCAGACGCTATTCTTTTTAATCTTCAATTTATGAAATTTGGAGATAAAAAAATCCCAGCAGCTTTAGGCTTAATGATACCAATGACATTACGCATCTTAGGCTATAAAAATATAGTATTGCTTCATAATATTTTAGAACAAGTAGATTTAGACAGTGCTGGATTTACTTCAAACAAACTTGCACAAAAAATCTATAATTTTATAGGAACAACACTAACACGATTTCTATTAAAAGCAGACAAAGTCGCTGTTACGATAAGCAAATATGTTACTGTTCTAGAAGAGAAATACAAAGCAAAAAATATCGTTCTAATTCCTCATGGGACTTTTGAAACACCAAAAGTTATTAATTTTGATTTAAAACCTGGTCCTAAACAAGTAATGGCATTTGGAAAATTTGGTACTTATAAAAAAGTTGAAATTTTAATTGAAGCGGTTGAAATAATTAGAAGAAAAAACAAAGAACCAATAGAAATAGTAATTGCAGGGACAGACAGTCCGAATACACCTGGTTATTTAGAAACAATTAAAGAAAAATATGCTGACGTAAAAGGACTAATATTTACTGGTTATGTTGAAGAGAACGATGTTGAAAGAATATTTAACGAAAGTACTGTTGTTGTTTTTCCATACACATCTACAACAGGAAGCTCTGGTGTATTACACCAAGCTGGAAGCTATGGAAAAGCAGTTATTATGCCCGATTTAGGAGACTTGAGTTTATTAGTTAAAGAAGAAGGTTACGCAGGAGAATTTTTTAATCCAGAAAGTGCCGATTCTTTAGCCAAAGCAATAGCAACAATATTTAATGACGATGATTATAGACGAAAAATTGCGATGAAAAACTTCAAAGCAGCATCTGCTTTATCCATGGATAAAATTGTGGATCTATATATTAGTCATTTTAAAGACATTGGAGTAAAGTAA
- a CDS encoding glycoside hydrolase family 5 protein, giving the protein MSLINNKNIYRTILIVSFIGLNILLLLGISRILEYLNSGADRSTMLHLEKETVSTYLPKVNWISLENPAREMEKNTLNKIERDYLFAWYIKNNAFQNNDSTGIDDFYTQNTRINLKSTIVYNKQNNISIESTTLKHNPKLEFYSEDGQQIVFTDKNVIEFQKVFKNEKLIATVQDTATYKVLMLLEDGFWRVRHLLKMDKEDFDSIPKKSKGIYSVSGKKIMKDSVDFLVKGINYYPKNSAWDTFGVKFNTDTISKDFDIIKSANLNTIRVFLQYEDFGKADVSIEKLEKLEILLDLAEKKELAVIVTLFDFYGDYSLNSWTLTHRHAEKIVSHFKDHKAILAWDIKNEPNLDFESRGKENVINWLSQTINVVKENDPNHLITIGWSNSESAMNLEDEIDFVSYHFYNPIEQFQQEFTALDKATEKPVVLQEFGLESYKGFWNWFGNNVNDQANYHKKMQDTFKKNNLAFVSWTLYDFPNVPNAVVGRWPWQKQKQKKFGFIDVNGKPKEAFKYISN; this is encoded by the coding sequence ATGAGCTTAATAAATAATAAAAACATATATAGAACTATACTTATTGTTTCATTTATTGGACTCAATATTTTATTGCTTCTAGGGATAAGTAGAATATTAGAATATTTAAATTCTGGAGCAGATCGTTCAACAATGCTTCATTTAGAGAAAGAAACAGTTTCAACCTATTTGCCAAAGGTGAATTGGATTTCGCTTGAAAATCCTGCGAGAGAAATGGAGAAAAATACCTTGAATAAGATTGAACGTGATTATCTTTTTGCTTGGTACATTAAAAATAATGCATTTCAAAATAATGATAGTACTGGAATTGACGATTTTTATACTCAAAATACTAGAATAAATTTAAAGAGCACTATTGTTTATAATAAACAGAATAATATTTCAATAGAGAGTACGACTTTAAAACATAATCCTAAATTAGAATTTTATAGTGAAGATGGTCAGCAAATAGTATTCACAGATAAAAATGTAATTGAGTTTCAGAAAGTATTTAAAAATGAAAAGTTAATTGCAACCGTTCAAGACACAGCAACGTATAAAGTATTAATGTTGTTAGAAGATGGCTTTTGGAGGGTTAGACATTTGCTAAAGATGGATAAAGAAGACTTTGATAGTATACCGAAAAAATCGAAAGGTATTTATAGCGTTTCTGGTAAGAAAATAATGAAGGATAGTGTCGATTTTTTAGTAAAAGGAATTAATTATTACCCTAAAAATTCTGCTTGGGATACTTTTGGTGTCAAATTTAACACTGATACTATTTCTAAAGATTTTGATATTATTAAAAGTGCTAATTTGAATACTATTCGTGTTTTTCTTCAATATGAAGATTTTGGAAAAGCAGATGTTTCTATTGAAAAGTTAGAAAAATTAGAAATTTTACTTGATTTAGCAGAAAAAAAAGAATTAGCTGTAATTGTTACTTTATTCGATTTTTATGGTGATTATTCTTTAAATAGTTGGACATTGACGCATAGACATGCAGAAAAAATTGTTTCTCATTTTAAAGATCATAAAGCAATTTTGGCTTGGGATATTAAAAATGAACCTAATTTAGATTTTGAGTCCAGAGGAAAAGAAAACGTAATTAATTGGCTGTCTCAAACTATAAATGTGGTTAAAGAAAACGATCCAAATCATTTAATCACTATTGGTTGGTCAAATTCAGAATCGGCAATGAACTTAGAAGATGAAATAGATTTTGTTTCCTATCATTTTTACAATCCGATTGAACAATTTCAACAAGAGTTTACTGCTTTAGATAAAGCTACAGAAAAACCAGTGGTTCTTCAAGAGTTTGGTCTAGAATCCTATAAAGGTTTTTGGAATTGGTTTGGAAATAATGTTAATGATCAAGCTAATTATCATAAAAAAATGCAAGATACTTTTAAAAAGAATAATCTTGCATTCGTTTCTTGGACTTTATATGATTTTCCAAATGTGCCTAATGCTGTTGTAGGGCGATGGCCTTGGCAAAAGCAAAAGCAAAAAAAATTCGGTTTTATAGACGTTAACGGAAAACCAAAAGAAGCTTTTAAATATATATCGAACTAA
- a CDS encoding glycosyltransferase, translating to MKVLIVDDQTLVLLSLKKWLTDLGYEVQTASNVVDAITEYDKFLPNLVITDMNMPIMDDSNYSYNQDAFIEDAPGLEIVKHIKKENNDNIPVMFLSGNTTEDIISRGFELGAVDYMKKPVSLSEIGARVKRLIGAAKIYNTNAVIDLNNNRYIQKGCVGIVIPCYNEEKRLLGEEFKTFVRKNLGYHICFVNDGSKDNTLEVLHELRKGHEDYISIYNCEKNGGKAEAVRLGMLHLAAQNEYDYIGFLDADLSTDFDDFQDLTTTIFTTNFQIVSGSRMSRMGANITKESARAIISKTINFIIRKTLGMEINDTQCGAKIMTKEIIERTFQDKFLTKWLFDVEIFMRMKKVYGSKKAQELICEQPLKRWIHADGSKLSMKDSVKIVGQIFQIAIHYR from the coding sequence ATGAAAGTCTTAATTGTAGATGACCAAACCCTAGTTCTTTTATCGCTTAAAAAATGGCTTACAGACCTTGGCTACGAAGTTCAAACTGCTAGCAATGTTGTTGATGCCATTACAGAATATGACAAGTTCTTACCAAACCTTGTCATAACCGACATGAATATGCCTATTATGGATGATTCTAATTACTCTTACAACCAAGACGCATTTATAGAAGATGCACCAGGTTTAGAAATAGTAAAACATATTAAAAAAGAAAACAACGATAATATTCCAGTAATGTTTCTTTCAGGAAATACTACAGAAGATATAATTTCAAGAGGTTTTGAGTTAGGAGCCGTAGACTACATGAAAAAACCCGTTAGTCTTTCAGAAATTGGTGCACGAGTAAAAAGATTAATAGGAGCCGCAAAAATCTATAACACAAATGCTGTAATTGACTTAAACAATAATAGATATATACAGAAAGGCTGTGTTGGAATTGTAATTCCATGTTATAACGAAGAAAAAAGATTACTAGGTGAAGAATTCAAAACGTTTGTTAGAAAAAATTTAGGTTATCATATTTGCTTTGTTAATGATGGCAGTAAAGACAACACATTAGAAGTGCTTCATGAATTAAGAAAAGGACACGAAGACTATATTAGCATTTATAATTGCGAAAAAAACGGAGGTAAAGCAGAAGCAGTACGTTTAGGGATGCTACATTTAGCAGCTCAAAATGAATATGATTATATTGGCTTTTTAGATGCCGACTTATCAACTGATTTTGATGATTTCCAAGATTTAACTACAACTATTTTTACAACTAATTTTCAAATCGTTAGTGGGTCAAGAATGAGTAGAATGGGGGCAAACATAACTAAAGAATCTGCAAGAGCAATTATTAGTAAAACAATCAATTTTATTATTCGAAAAACTTTAGGAATGGAAATTAATGACACTCAATGTGGTGCTAAAATTATGACTAAAGAAATTATAGAACGTACTTTTCAAGATAAGTTCCTAACAAAATGGCTATTTGATGTTGAAATTTTCATGAGAATGAAAAAAGTTTATGGCTCTAAAAAAGCACAAGAATTAATTTGCGAACAACCATTAAAGAGATGGATTCATGCAGATGGTTCTAAATTATCAATGAAGGATTCTGTTAAAATTGTAGGTCAGATATTTCAAATTGCAATACACTATAGATAA
- a CDS encoding PH domain-containing protein, with protein sequence MFDNLKKILNEDQDPKSIDKITAKLENLLMTNEEIGYIAVQKKPAVTILPDSIVITNKRIILCKPKNLGLSMDFMDYDWDDIAATFVKEGILGSEFTFSTKSELTHTIDYLPKNQARKLYTFAKEQLDYIKNPHLKENSPENTSPSIIEFVSEEIVSNDTKVEEEIITEETQTEEVFNFAEIIPTEVTRREEEINYQEPQKNKDTPERKLSELSQDELFEKLQNYKRLLDNGLILQGEYDNLKKEILSYM encoded by the coding sequence ATGTTTGACAATTTAAAGAAGATATTAAACGAAGATCAAGATCCAAAATCAATAGATAAAATAACAGCCAAATTGGAGAACTTGTTGATGACTAACGAAGAAATTGGATATATAGCTGTTCAAAAAAAACCAGCCGTTACAATTTTACCCGATAGTATAGTTATTACAAACAAAAGAATCATTCTATGCAAGCCTAAAAATCTAGGTCTATCAATGGATTTTATGGATTATGATTGGGATGACATTGCTGCAACATTTGTAAAAGAAGGAATTCTTGGTTCTGAATTTACTTTCTCAACAAAGTCTGAACTAACGCATACAATTGATTATCTACCAAAGAATCAAGCAAGAAAGCTATATACTTTTGCTAAAGAACAATTGGATTATATAAAAAATCCTCATTTGAAAGAAAATTCACCAGAAAATACTTCTCCTAGTATTATTGAATTTGTTTCAGAAGAGATAGTTTCAAACGACACTAAAGTTGAAGAAGAAATAATTACTGAAGAAACTCAAACAGAAGAAGTGTTTAATTTTGCTGAAATTATACCCACAGAAGTAACAAGAAGAGAAGAAGAAATTAACTATCAAGAGCCTCAAAAAAACAAAGATACGCCTGAAAGAAAACTTAGTGAATTATCTCAAGATGAATTATTTGAAAAATTACAAAATTACAAACGTCTTTTAGATAACGGACTTATACTACAAGGTGAATACGATAACCTAAAAAAAGAAATCCTAAGCTACATGTAA
- a CDS encoding histidine kinase produces the protein MDFRHEDLDLASDFVTRLSSCYRYILENNEEDLVSLDKELNFLDSFIFMMDVRHKISLKISTK, from the coding sequence CTGGATTTCAGGCATGAGGATCTAGACCTTGCTTCAGATTTCGTAACAAGACTATCATCTTGTTATCGTTATATTTTAGAAAACAACGAAGAAGATTTAGTAAGCCTTGACAAAGAGCTTAACTTTTTAGACTCTTTCATTTTTATGATGGATGTAAGACATAAAATCTCTCTTAAAATTTCAACAAAATAG
- a CDS encoding LytR/AlgR family response regulator transcription factor, translating to MIFLDILLNDGYGFDILDSLENHPRIIFTTTYNEYAIKGFKYNGFDYLLKPN from the coding sequence TTGATTTTTTTAGATATCCTACTGAATGATGGATATGGATTCGATATTCTTGACTCCTTAGAAAATCATCCACGAATTATTTTTACCACGACATATAACGAATATGCTATTAAAGGTTTTAAATACAATGGTTTTGACTATCTTTTAAAACCCAATTGA